A genomic region of Blattabacterium cuenoti contains the following coding sequences:
- a CDS encoding ATP-dependent helicase, with protein sequence MDYTSSLNSSQRKIIETIHGPVLVIAGAGSGKTRVITHRIVHMINNIGINPSRILALTFTNKAAKEMKIRISNMLNQTDLNQISLGTFHSIFSGILRKESHWLGYKSNYTIYNQRDSENVIKKILDDFNFKTSLSPTKIRRKISEYKNNLKSINNEKSYHDIKKIYEYYVKRCFKSEALDFDDILLHTNYLFFHFPKILHKYQEKFQYILIDEYQDTNFSQNTIIKNLSSKHRNVFAVGDDAQSIYAFRGANISNILNFHTDYNEAKIFRLEQNYRSTNHIVQASNKIISFNKNQIFKKIWTNNEKGDKVKIYGAHSEKEEAQYIASYIDFTKKNTQFKNFAILYRTNTQSNILEQALKEKKIPYKIYGSISFYKRKGILDFLAFLKIITNPNEEESLLRIIKKIVNKKAIKFILNLSKNENKTLYNILKNLINYYHFLRINKKTKEKLENFILTIEKFRLELNNKNTYPIAKKIANFFLEEDKKNYYHADDFQYILENIFLYLKEQKILNKNGDMSLSGFLRYFSLKEGTDEKNEENQVSLMTIHLSKGLEFSVVFIAGLEENLFPSKSSLENQLKLEEERRLFYVAITRAQKKAILTYAKYRFLWGKKIRTVPSRFIQEISEKFIDREHGIIFNNLNKDNPISIISDEKKTLSMLKKGVKVFHKNFGIGMILDIQNEIAIIKFQQLGIKKILLKLAKLVIYS encoded by the coding sequence ATGGATTATACATCATCACTTAATAGTTCCCAACGTAAAATTATAGAAACAATTCATGGTCCTGTTCTAGTAATTGCTGGAGCTGGATCCGGAAAAACCCGTGTTATCACACATCGTATAGTACACATGATCAATAATATAGGAATAAATCCATCTAGAATATTAGCTTTAACTTTTACTAATAAAGCAGCTAAGGAAATGAAAATTCGCATTTCAAATATGTTGAATCAAACGGATTTGAATCAGATATCCCTAGGGACTTTTCATTCTATATTTTCAGGTATCTTGCGAAAAGAATCTCATTGGCTTGGTTACAAATCAAATTACACTATTTACAATCAAAGAGACTCAGAAAATGTGATAAAAAAAATATTAGATGACTTCAATTTTAAAACATCTCTCAGCCCTACAAAAATTAGAAGAAAAATATCTGAATATAAAAATAACTTGAAATCCATAAACAATGAAAAATCATATCATGATATAAAAAAAATATATGAATATTATGTAAAACGTTGTTTTAAATCAGAAGCTTTAGATTTTGATGACATATTACTTCACACAAATTATTTATTTTTTCATTTTCCTAAAATACTACATAAATACCAAGAAAAATTCCAATATATATTAATCGATGAATATCAGGATACCAATTTTTCTCAAAATACAATCATTAAAAATTTATCTTCAAAACATAGAAATGTTTTTGCCGTAGGTGATGATGCTCAAAGTATATATGCTTTTCGTGGTGCGAATATCTCAAATATTTTAAATTTTCATACGGATTACAATGAAGCAAAAATTTTCCGTCTTGAACAAAATTATCGTTCTACAAATCACATAGTGCAGGCCTCTAATAAGATTATTTCTTTTAATAAAAATCAAATCTTTAAAAAAATTTGGACAAATAACGAAAAAGGAGATAAGGTCAAAATATATGGAGCTCATTCTGAAAAGGAAGAAGCGCAATACATTGCTTCTTACATAGATTTCACAAAGAAAAATACACAATTTAAAAATTTTGCTATTCTCTATAGAACAAACACACAATCAAATATCTTAGAACAGGCTCTAAAAGAAAAAAAAATACCATACAAAATATACGGATCCATATCCTTTTACAAACGTAAAGGGATTCTAGATTTTTTAGCTTTTTTAAAAATCATCACTAATCCCAACGAAGAAGAATCCTTATTACGTATAATAAAAAAAATAGTAAATAAAAAAGCTATTAAATTCATATTAAATTTATCTAAAAATGAGAATAAAACTCTTTATAATATTTTAAAAAATCTGATAAATTATTATCATTTCCTAAGAATTAATAAAAAAACAAAAGAAAAATTAGAAAATTTTATTTTAACAATAGAAAAATTTCGTTTAGAATTAAACAATAAAAACACCTATCCAATAGCAAAAAAAATAGCAAATTTTTTCTTAGAAGAAGATAAAAAAAATTATTATCATGCTGATGATTTTCAATATATATTAGAGAATATATTTCTATATCTTAAAGAACAAAAAATATTAAATAAAAATGGAGATATGAGTTTATCTGGATTTTTGCGATATTTTTCTTTAAAAGAAGGAACAGATGAGAAAAATGAAGAAAATCAGGTATCATTAATGACTATACATTTATCTAAAGGTTTAGAATTTTCCGTGGTTTTTATTGCAGGATTAGAAGAAAACTTATTTCCATCAAAATCTAGTTTAGAAAATCAATTGAAACTTGAAGAAGAACGCCGTCTATTCTATGTAGCAATAACAAGAGCTCAAAAAAAAGCTATATTAACATATGCAAAATATCGTTTTTTATGGGGAAAAAAAATCAGGACGGTTCCTAGTCGTTTTATTCAGGAAATAAGCGAAAAATTTATTGATAGAGAACATGGAATAATATTTAATAATCTAAATAAAGATAATCCGATATCTATTATATCGGATGAAAAAAAAACATTATCCATGTTAAAAAAAGGAGTGAAAGTATTTCATAAAAATTTTGGAATTGGAATGATACTAGACATTCAAAATGAAATAGCTATAATTAAATTTCAACAATTAGGAATAAAAAAAATTTTACTAAAATTAGCTAAACTTGTTATTTATTCCTAA
- a CDS encoding cation diffusion facilitator family transporter, translating to MKLNFSLQKLIFFVAILLFFIKLITWYITSSLSIFSDAMESITNIISGFIGLYSLYISSLPKDHNHPYGHGKIEFISTAIEGFLIFFVGMAICIKTFIHLKHHDPILFKLDYGIPLMSFTAIVNYGLGFIACKIGNQNGALTLIASGKHLQTDTYSTFGIVIGLILLNITKWIWIDPIISIIFSSVILYTGLKLLRYATAGIMDESDKELLKKLSFYINAKRDIHWIDLHHLKIIKYGSALHVDCHLTVPWFFNVKESNNEVRKLTNLTKDKFGHKVELSVHVDACTDNHCISCFNTFCKVRKNFLHKTSYFHNKP from the coding sequence ATGAAACTAAATTTTAGTCTACAAAAATTAATTTTTTTTGTAGCTATTCTTTTATTTTTCATTAAGTTAATTACTTGGTATATTACTTCTTCTCTTTCTATATTTAGTGACGCTATGGAAAGTATAACCAATATTATTAGTGGATTTATAGGCTTGTATAGCCTGTATATCTCCTCTTTACCCAAAGATCACAACCATCCATATGGTCATGGTAAAATAGAATTTATATCAACAGCTATAGAAGGATTCTTAATTTTTTTTGTAGGAATGGCTATTTGTATAAAAACTTTTATACATCTAAAACATCATGATCCTATTCTATTCAAATTAGATTATGGAATTCCTCTGATGTCATTCACCGCTATTGTTAATTATGGTTTAGGTTTTATCGCCTGTAAAATAGGAAATCAAAATGGAGCTTTAACGTTAATAGCTAGTGGGAAACATCTTCAAACAGATACTTATTCTACTTTTGGAATAGTGATAGGATTAATATTGTTAAATATCACAAAATGGATATGGATAGATCCTATTATTTCTATTATTTTTTCCTCTGTAATTTTATATACAGGATTAAAATTGTTAAGATATGCTACAGCTGGTATCATGGATGAATCGGATAAAGAACTTTTAAAAAAGTTATCTTTTTATATAAATGCAAAAAGAGACATTCATTGGATTGACCTTCACCATTTAAAAATTATTAAATATGGAAGTGCTTTACATGTTGATTGTCATTTAACTGTTCCATGGTTTTTTAATGTCAAAGAATCCAATAATGAAGTCCGAAAGTTGACAAATTTAACAAAAGACAAATTTGGACATAAAGTAGAATTATCTGTACATGTAGATGCATGCACAGATAATCATTGTATATCCTGTTTCAACACTTTCTGTAAGGTAAGAAAAAATTTTTTACATAAAACTTCTTATTTCCACAATAAACCTTAG
- a CDS encoding DUF4290 domain-containing protein: protein MEYNTNRFKLVIPEYGRNIHKMIAYAIQIKNRKKRNRCAWSIIKLMTDSNPKLNNPYFQHKLWNQLFIMSKYQLDIDPPFPKPHPEKIKIFFYKKVEYPEYLTDFRYYGKIIRNMIHVAIHCKNRQKKEGLFYAIANTMKKNYLRWNKNLVEDDIIFKDLKELSKGKICLMNNTDPLLQCSHLLNPKRKKNYMRKKKIG from the coding sequence ATGGAATATAATACTAATCGTTTCAAATTGGTTATCCCAGAATATGGTAGAAATATCCATAAGATGATTGCTTATGCAATACAAATAAAAAATAGGAAAAAACGTAATCGTTGCGCTTGGAGCATCATTAAATTAATGACGGATTCCAATCCTAAATTGAATAATCCATATTTTCAACATAAACTATGGAATCAATTATTTATTATGTCTAAATATCAATTAGATATTGATCCTCCTTTTCCAAAACCACATCCAGAAAAGATAAAAATTTTTTTTTATAAGAAAGTGGAATATCCTGAATATTTAACTGATTTCCGGTATTATGGAAAAATCATTAGAAATATGATACATGTAGCAATACATTGTAAGAATAGACAAAAAAAAGAAGGGTTATTTTATGCTATAGCAAATACTATGAAGAAAAATTATTTGAGATGGAATAAAAACCTTGTAGAAGATGATATTATCTTTAAAGATTTAAAAGAGCTTTCAAAAGGAAAAATATGTTTAATGAATAATACCGATCCGTTATTACAATGCTCCCATCTTTTAAATCCAAAAAGAAAAAAAAACTATATGAGAAAAAAGAAAATAGGATGA
- the murA gene encoding UDP-N-acetylglucosamine 1-carboxyvinyltransferase, which translates to MATFKIEGGYPLKGEIKPQGAKNEALQVLCAVLLTSDKLRIKNIPEIGDVKCLMQILQHLGVLVKKNDIGDFTFQAKNICLEYLNTKKFREYGKCIRGSVMIAGPLLARFGKVWMPTPGGDRIGRRRLDAHLRGFESLGSHIDYNRENQYFYLTSKYLKGKFVLLEEASITATANIIMAASLAKGKTTIYNAACEPYIQQLCRLLNRMGAKIKGIGSNLINVTGVTELGGCTHTILPDMVEIGSWIGLAAITSSEIKIRNVSWKNLGIIPNIFQKMGILLEKKNDDIYIPSQKSYQIKKLLNNAILTISDAPWPGLTPDLLSILTVVATQAKGSVLIHQKMFESRLFFVDKLIEMGAQIILCDPHRATVIGLNHQSYLRGSLLNSPDIRAGISLLIAALSAKGTSRIKNIEQIDRGYENIDQRLRLLGANIVRIE; encoded by the coding sequence ATGGCTACTTTTAAGATAGAAGGAGGATATCCTCTAAAAGGAGAAATTAAACCACAAGGAGCAAAAAATGAAGCTTTGCAAGTTTTGTGTGCCGTTTTGCTAACCTCCGATAAATTGAGAATAAAAAATATTCCAGAAATAGGAGATGTCAAATGTTTGATGCAAATACTTCAACACTTAGGAGTTTTAGTAAAAAAAAATGATATTGGAGATTTTACTTTTCAAGCTAAAAATATTTGTCTAGAATATTTGAATACGAAAAAATTTCGTGAATATGGAAAATGTATTAGAGGCTCTGTTATGATTGCAGGACCTTTGCTGGCTAGATTTGGAAAAGTTTGGATGCCCACACCAGGAGGAGATAGAATTGGTCGTAGACGTTTAGATGCTCATCTAAGAGGTTTTGAATCTTTAGGAAGTCATATAGATTATAATAGAGAAAATCAGTATTTCTATCTTACATCTAAATATTTAAAAGGAAAATTTGTTCTTCTAGAAGAAGCCTCTATAACAGCTACAGCTAATATTATCATGGCTGCGTCTTTAGCTAAAGGAAAAACAACTATTTATAATGCAGCTTGTGAACCTTATATTCAACAATTATGTAGACTATTAAATAGAATGGGAGCAAAAATAAAAGGGATAGGTTCTAATTTAATCAATGTTACCGGAGTTACAGAATTGGGAGGGTGTACCCATACTATTTTACCTGATATGGTAGAAATAGGAAGTTGGATCGGTTTAGCAGCTATTACTAGTTCTGAAATAAAAATTCGGAATGTTAGTTGGAAAAACTTAGGAATCATTCCGAACATATTCCAAAAAATGGGAATTTTATTAGAAAAGAAAAACGATGATATTTATATTCCATCTCAAAAATCATACCAGATAAAAAAGTTATTAAATAATGCTATATTAACAATTTCTGACGCTCCATGGCCAGGTTTAACTCCAGATTTACTAAGTATTTTAACTGTAGTAGCTACTCAAGCTAAAGGAAGTGTCTTAATACATCAAAAAATGTTCGAAAGCCGATTATTTTTTGTAGATAAATTAATTGAAATGGGAGCACAAATAATATTATGTGATCCACATAGAGCAACCGTTATTGGTTTGAATCATCAATCTTATTTACGAGGTTCTCTATTAAACTCTCCAGATATACGGGCTGGAATATCTCTTCTTATCGCTGCACTTTCTGCTAAAGGAACTAGTAGAATAAAAAATATAGAACAAATAGACCGAGGATATGAAAATATTGATCAAAGATTACGTCTTTTAGGGGCGAACATTGTAAGGATTGAATAA
- a CDS encoding thermonuclease family protein: MKIYDGDTFRIETKKMEEYRIRIADIDCPEKNQSYGREAKNFLTKKILNQTVLIKNIKIDKYNRIVGLVFYEKNKDLGKDILESGLAWVWKFSKNVPYKRIESQARKQKIGIWKKNNPIDPYDWRKKRLFNPYNVRP; the protein is encoded by the coding sequence ATGAAAATTTATGATGGAGATACTTTCAGAATTGAAACGAAAAAAATGGAAGAATATAGAATAAGAATTGCGGATATAGATTGTCCAGAAAAAAATCAATCTTATGGAAGAGAAGCAAAAAACTTTTTAACAAAAAAAATTCTAAATCAAACAGTTTTAATCAAGAATATCAAAATAGACAAATATAATCGTATTGTTGGATTGGTATTTTATGAGAAAAACAAAGATTTAGGAAAGGATATTCTAGAGTCTGGATTAGCTTGGGTTTGGAAATTTTCTAAAAATGTTCCATATAAAAGAATTGAATCTCAAGCAAGAAAACAAAAAATTGGAATATGGAAAAAAAATAACCCTATAGATCCCTATGATTGGAGAAAAAAAAGATTATTCAATCCTTACAATGTTCGCCCCTAA
- the greA gene encoding transcription elongation factor GreA: MEKEKFEYITKEGLKKLQQEIERLENIERPKISMQIAEARDKGDLSENAEYDAIKEAQGFLEMNIAKLKKKLSNARIIDGSQINRTRVSILSTVRVKNLTYGGEQIYTLVPEGEADLKSGKISINTPISTGLLGKQVGQIAHIKLPNKMILDYEILEIAFSE; the protein is encoded by the coding sequence ATGGAAAAAGAAAAATTCGAATATATCACTAAAGAGGGATTAAAAAAACTACAACAAGAAATAGAAAGATTAGAAAACATTGAAAGACCAAAAATATCAATGCAAATAGCAGAAGCAAGAGACAAAGGAGATCTTTCAGAAAATGCAGAATATGATGCTATAAAAGAAGCACAAGGATTTTTAGAAATGAACATAGCCAAATTAAAAAAAAAACTATCTAATGCAAGAATTATCGATGGATCACAAATAAATAGAACCAGAGTTTCTATTCTATCTACAGTCAGGGTAAAAAATTTAACATATGGAGGAGAACAAATATATACCTTAGTTCCAGAAGGAGAAGCAGATTTAAAATCTGGTAAAATTTCTATAAATACTCCTATATCTACAGGATTACTCGGGAAACAAGTAGGACAAATTGCTCATATTAAATTACCTAATAAAATGATACTTGATTACGAAATTTTAGAAATTGCATTTAGTGAATGA
- a CDS encoding HIT family protein, which translates to MNRKNIFTHIIKNEVPAYKVAENSEHLAFLDIYPIKIGHTLVIPKKNNIEKIFSLTEKDFLSIMSFTRKVAIGIEKIIPCNRVGIFVMGFEIPHVHIHLIPMDKESDGDFSKERISLSANHFKVLSEQIKKSIDL; encoded by the coding sequence ATGAATCGGAAAAATATATTTACACATATAATAAAAAACGAAGTCCCTGCTTATAAAGTTGCAGAAAATTCTGAACATCTGGCTTTTTTAGATATTTATCCCATAAAAATTGGTCATACCTTAGTGATCCCAAAAAAAAATAATATAGAAAAAATTTTTTCTCTCACAGAAAAAGATTTTTTATCTATCATGTCTTTTACTAGAAAAGTAGCTATAGGCATTGAAAAAATAATCCCTTGTAATCGTGTTGGCATATTTGTAATGGGTTTTGAAATTCCCCATGTTCATATCCATTTAATCCCTATGGATAAAGAAAGTGATGGGGATTTTTCTAAGGAAAGAATATCTTTATCTGCAAATCATTTCAAGGTTTTATCAGAACAAATTAAAAAATCTATCGATTTGTAA
- a CDS encoding type III pantothenate kinase yields MLLTINIGNSSLRFGLFNNNYNLKCDCSWIINSNPHRSLDEYILLFRNIYQQYGILSKLIQNIVIGSVVPPLTNIVEQSLYEIHKIKPIIVDRYSASPIKHYSHQLGTDLYANAIAAYTLYHNKKNTLVVDFGTALSLTCIDKYGTLQGVIIAPGVNSSLSALIGNTAQLSQIELKKPPSILGQYTETCIQSGIIYGYISMVEGLINRINKELKTNCFVIATGGLSHIYTPLTKKIHLKDKLHTIKGLKILFHWNK; encoded by the coding sequence ATGCTGTTAACTATAAATATTGGAAATTCAAGTCTTCGTTTTGGACTATTTAATAATAATTATAATTTAAAATGTGATTGTTCATGGATTATTAACAGTAATCCACATAGATCATTGGATGAATATATTTTATTATTTAGGAATATTTACCAACAATATGGAATCCTGTCTAAATTAATACAAAATATTGTGATTGGATCCGTTGTCCCCCCTCTTACAAACATTGTAGAACAATCTTTATATGAAATTCATAAAATAAAACCGATAATAGTAGATAGATATTCCGCCTCTCCAATAAAACATTATTCTCATCAATTAGGAACAGATTTATATGCTAATGCTATAGCTGCATATACATTATATCATAATAAAAAAAATACTCTAGTAGTAGATTTTGGAACGGCTTTAAGTTTAACATGCATAGATAAATACGGAACTCTTCAAGGAGTTATTATTGCTCCAGGAGTCAATAGTTCTTTATCCGCATTGATAGGTAATACAGCTCAACTATCGCAAATAGAATTAAAAAAACCTCCTAGTATATTAGGACAGTATACTGAAACATGTATCCAAAGTGGAATTATTTATGGATATATCAGTATGGTAGAAGGACTCATTAACCGGATTAATAAAGAATTAAAAACAAACTGTTTTGTTATAGCGACAGGAGGACTTTCTCATATTTATACTCCTTTAACTAAAAAAATTCATCTTAAAGATAAGTTGCATACAATAAAAGGTTTAAAAATTCTATTTCATTGGAATAAATAG
- a CDS encoding alpha/beta fold hydrolase — MFIYFHNKKNIYYKTKGNGISMVFLHGFMESLEIWNYIYDIFSKKYKVLSIDLPGHGKSFLEAKNFSNTTTTMEEVADTIKFILQKENIEKAVFIGHSMGGYIALALAEEYPEIFLGLCLLHSTAESDTKEKKNNRIRSIRFAIDNYPLFVSTSIKTLFNPNKLSSLQKELKFLKKIAISTPVHSVISFLRGMSIRRDRRFLLKKTKFPKLYVVGVYDLILPAKKLREEAKIGYNSYCVDIQTGHMGVIENPQEIVKVLESFMKIVKNNE, encoded by the coding sequence ATGTTCATATATTTTCATAATAAAAAAAATATCTATTATAAAACAAAAGGAAATGGAATATCCATGGTTTTTTTACATGGATTTATGGAAAGTTTAGAAATTTGGAATTATATATATGATATTTTTTCCAAGAAATATAAAGTCCTTTCAATTGATTTACCTGGTCATGGAAAAAGTTTTCTAGAAGCAAAAAATTTTTCCAATACCACTACCACAATGGAAGAAGTGGCTGATACTATTAAATTTATTTTACAAAAAGAGAATATAGAAAAAGCAGTTTTTATAGGTCATTCTATGGGAGGATATATAGCTTTAGCGCTTGCAGAAGAATATCCAGAAATATTTTTAGGTTTATGTTTACTTCATTCTACCGCAGAATCAGATACAAAAGAAAAAAAAAATAATCGTATTCGATCCATAAGATTCGCAATAGATAATTATCCATTATTTGTATCTACTAGTATTAAGACATTATTCAATCCTAATAAATTAAGTTCTTTACAAAAAGAACTAAAATTTTTAAAAAAAATAGCTATTTCAACTCCTGTTCACAGTGTAATATCTTTTTTGCGTGGAATGTCTATTCGTAGAGATAGAAGATTTTTATTAAAAAAAACTAAATTTCCAAAATTATATGTGGTCGGAGTATATGATTTAATACTTCCTGCAAAAAAACTTCGTGAAGAAGCAAAAATTGGATATAACAGTTATTGTGTTGATATCCAAACTGGTCACATGGGGGTAATAGAAAATCCTCAAGAAATAGTAAAAGTATTAGAAAGTTTCATGAAAATTGTAAAAAATAATGAATGA
- a CDS encoding 5-formyltetrahydrofolate cyclo-ligase — MNEKKELRRKYLFYRKSLTKKEVLRSSYDIFIQFKKLFLIWNKTYYHIFLPIQKYNEINTFLITNFLFQKGKYITVPYSNFHRISIDNCLIDRKTILKNNKYGIPEPVQKHIISPSFIEVIFVPLLVFDLKGYRIGYGKGFYDRFLTLCKKNVLKIGLSFFNPIDSIPSIHKNDLMIDIGITRNKIFFLKNFLRKKNFKNIPNNNHNHHQTNY; from the coding sequence ATGAATGAAAAAAAAGAATTACGAAGAAAATATCTTTTTTACAGAAAATCACTTACTAAAAAAGAAGTCTTGAGAAGTAGTTATGATATATTTATTCAATTCAAAAAACTTTTCTTGATATGGAATAAAACATATTATCATATTTTTTTGCCTATACAGAAATATAACGAAATCAATACATTCCTCATTACTAACTTTCTTTTTCAAAAAGGGAAATATATAACAGTTCCTTACTCCAATTTTCATCGTATATCCATAGATAATTGTCTTATTGATAGAAAAACTATCTTAAAGAATAACAAATATGGAATTCCTGAACCTGTACAAAAACATATTATTTCTCCTTCCTTTATTGAAGTGATATTTGTCCCTTTATTAGTTTTTGATTTAAAAGGATATCGTATTGGTTATGGAAAAGGATTTTATGATAGATTTCTTACACTATGCAAAAAAAATGTTCTAAAAATCGGATTGAGTTTTTTTAACCCCATAGATAGTATTCCATCAATACATAAAAATGATCTTATGATCGATATAGGAATTACTAGAAATAAAATATTTTTCCTTAAAAATTTTTTAAGAAAAAAAAACTTTAAAAATATCCCAAATAATAACCATAACCATCATCAAACTAATTATTAG
- the rseP gene encoding RIP metalloprotease RseP — MTSIFVRSIQLLLSISILILIHELGHFLLSKTFKVRVERFFLFFDPWFSIFKKKIGQTIYGIGWIPLGGYVKISGMMRNEEIDSSSAKDWEFRSKSATKRLLIVSGGIISNVLFSIIIFSFLLFKYGDTYLPTKNVKYGIEVDYLGKKIGLINGDNILLVNGKYIPYFNDIPKAIILGNSITIDRMGKVIHLSLNDDKKRFFFDRKEFSFFIKPRVPPIINYVVKNSEAYKSGLKNNDEILAINSEFLLFSDQLKDMLSKYKNQTILISINRNGRLLQKEVFLDQKGILGVSLKNFMEMDNIFLFEKKNYSIIESFLYGAKRTWDVLKNQIFFLKNVFHIETKAYKQVGSFFSLAKEFPSQWNWWIFWTLTATLSIWLAFLNLFPVPSLDGGYILFILIEMITKKRINERIFERCTIIGFLIISLMMVMVIIWDIFKVFFS; from the coding sequence ATGACGTCTATTTTTGTTAGATCCATACAGTTACTACTAAGTATATCTATATTGATTCTTATTCATGAATTAGGTCATTTTTTATTATCTAAAACATTTAAAGTACGTGTAGAGAGATTTTTTTTGTTTTTTGATCCTTGGTTTTCTATTTTCAAAAAAAAAATAGGACAAACTATTTATGGAATAGGTTGGATCCCATTAGGAGGATATGTTAAAATATCTGGAATGATGAGAAATGAAGAGATAGATTCTTCTTCTGCAAAAGATTGGGAATTTCGTTCAAAATCTGCAACAAAAAGACTATTGATTGTATCCGGAGGAATTATTTCAAATGTGTTATTTTCTATTATTATTTTTTCTTTTTTGCTATTTAAATATGGAGACACATATCTTCCTACAAAAAATGTTAAATATGGAATTGAGGTAGATTATTTAGGGAAAAAAATAGGTTTAATAAATGGAGACAATATTCTACTTGTCAACGGAAAATATATCCCTTATTTTAATGATATTCCTAAAGCCATTATTTTAGGTAATTCCATTACTATAGATCGCATGGGAAAAGTTATCCATTTATCATTAAATGATGATAAAAAAAGATTTTTTTTTGATAGAAAAGAATTCAGCTTTTTTATAAAGCCTCGTGTACCCCCCATTATAAATTACGTAGTAAAAAATTCAGAAGCTTATAAATCTGGACTAAAAAATAATGATGAAATTTTAGCGATTAATTCAGAGTTTCTTTTATTTTCCGATCAATTAAAAGATATGTTATCAAAATATAAGAACCAAACTATTTTGATTTCTATTAACAGAAATGGTAGACTACTTCAAAAAGAAGTTTTTTTAGATCAAAAAGGAATCTTAGGAGTTTCTCTCAAAAATTTTATGGAAATGGATAATATTTTTTTATTCGAAAAAAAAAATTATTCCATAATTGAAAGTTTTCTTTATGGAGCAAAAAGAACTTGGGATGTTTTAAAAAATCAAATATTTTTTTTGAAAAACGTTTTTCATATAGAAACTAAAGCTTATAAACAGGTGGGGAGTTTTTTTTCTTTGGCTAAAGAATTTCCTTCTCAATGGAATTGGTGGATTTTTTGGACTTTAACTGCCACTTTATCCATATGGTTAGCTTTCTTAAATCTATTTCCTGTTCCGTCATTAGATGGAGGTTATATCTTATTTATTCTGATAGAAATGATAACTAAAAAAAGAATAAATGAAAGAATTTTTGAACGTTGCACTATTATTGGATTTCTAATAATTAGTTTGATGATGGTTATGGTTATTATTTGGGATATTTTTAAAGTTTTTTTTTCTTAA
- a CDS encoding FeoA family protein codes for MNLSNLKKGEKGIIKGYKNEDFPIKLLELGVLPGVKFEILFVSIFYDPLCIIYDQSCLALRKKEAENILIEPII; via the coding sequence TTGAACTTATCTAATCTTAAAAAAGGAGAAAAAGGGATTATAAAGGGATATAAAAATGAAGATTTTCCTATCAAGTTGTTAGAATTAGGTGTTTTACCTGGTGTGAAATTTGAAATACTTTTTGTTTCTATTTTTTATGATCCACTATGTATTATTTATGATCAATCTTGTTTAGCTTTACGTAAGAAAGAAGCGGAAAATATTCTCATAGAACCTATTATTTAG